In Hydrogenispora ethanolica, the following are encoded in one genomic region:
- the tnpB gene encoding IS66 family insertion sequence element accessory protein TnpB (TnpB, as the term is used for proteins encoded by IS66 family insertion elements, is considered an accessory protein, since TnpC, encoded by a neighboring gene, is a DDE family transposase.), translated as KILEWDGDGFWLYFKRLERGHFRWPASDNEATMVLNSAELSCLIDGAKLEKKLRRSELFERKIS; from the coding sequence AAAATACTGGAATGGGACGGCGATGGCTTCTGGCTGTATTTCAAGAGGCTGGAGCGCGGGCATTTCCGCTGGCCTGCATCAGACAATGAGGCCACCATGGTCTTGAACAGCGCTGAATTATCCTGCCTGATTGACGGCGCAAAGCTGGAAAAAAAGCTACGCCGCAGCGAGCTTT